In the Candidatus Margulisiibacteriota bacterium genome, one interval contains:
- a CDS encoding HNH endonuclease, with protein MRCIFCKIDSSGSKSKEHIIPESLGNKSYTLPKGAVCDKCNNYFARKIEKKVLELPYYKSLRGRNEIETKKGKIPGIPGFIATPNIGELEIHLNDNKVIEVNIEDKELFERMRKGEFKQFYIPQLEQPPSDNIHISKFLGKVALEALAHRVLNIDNWQNDFIENEGLDPLRDFVRFGKNYKFWPYHIRKIYDEDRIIGRSNNDLSPPLQTMYEYDFLIPNNPIINGENHKMEDLYFVCAIMGLEHTLNLTGNGLEAYYKWLDNNDNRSILMMEKNEFHNF; from the coding sequence CTGAAAGTTTAGGAAACAAATCTTATACACTACCTAAAGGTGCAGTCTGTGATAAATGCAATAATTATTTTGCTCGTAAGATTGAAAAGAAAGTATTAGAGCTTCCATATTATAAATCATTGCGTGGTCGGAATGAAATTGAGACAAAAAAAGGAAAAATACCTGGAATACCTGGTTTTATTGCAACTCCTAATATTGGTGAATTAGAAATACACTTAAATGATAATAAAGTAATTGAGGTAAATATTGAGGACAAAGAATTATTTGAAAGGATGCGGAAAGGCGAATTCAAACAATTCTACATTCCTCAACTAGAGCAACCACCCTCTGACAATATTCATATCTCTAAATTTCTGGGAAAAGTTGCCTTAGAAGCATTGGCTCATAGGGTACTGAATATTGATAACTGGCAAAATGACTTTATTGAAAACGAAGGTCTAGACCCGTTAAGAGATTTTGTTAGATTTGGTAAGAATTATAAATTCTGGCCTTATCATATTAGAAAGATTTATGACGAAGATAGAATAATAGGGCGTAGTAATAATGATTTGTCACCTCCTTTGCAAACTATGTACGAATATGATTTCCTTATTCCGAATAATCCTATAATTAATGGGGAAAATCACAAAATGGAGGATTTGTATTTCGTCTGTGCAATTATGGGTTTAGAACACACCCTCAATTTAACAGGAAATGGTTTAGAGGCATATTATAAATGGCTTGATAATAATGATAATAGGTCAATTTTAATGATGGAAAAGAATGAATTTCATAATTTTTAA